Within the Streptomyces sp. NBC_00554 genome, the region GGAGCCCTCGCCCCACTGACCGGAACAAGGGTCCCGCGGCAGGGATAATGTCCTGGACGTTGCCGGCAGGCGGCGAGGCCAGGTCGAGTCAGAGAAGGAACTGAGAATTGGGTTCCCATCCCCCGATACCCACCCGTGTGGTGCTGCTCTGCGGCCCCTCCGGCTCTGGGAAGTCCCTTCTCGCGGCCGACTCCGGCCTCCCCGTGCTCCGCCTCGACGACTTCTACAAGGAGGGCACGGACCCGACGCTGCCCCAGGTGGAGGGCAGCGCGGACATCGACTGGGACCACCCGCTGTCCTGGGACGCGGACACCGCGGTCACCGCGATCGAGGAGCTGTGCCGCACGGGTCGTACGACCATCCCCGTGTACGACATCGCGCTGAGCGCCCGTACGGGCACGGAGGCGCTACACATCGAGCGGACTCCGCTGTTCATCGCGGAGGGCATCTTCGCCGCCGAGATCGTCGGGCGCTGCCGGGAACTGGGTGTGCTGGCGGACGCGTTGTGCCTGTCGCGCGGCCCGGTGACGACGTTCCGCCGCCGCTTCCTGCGGGATCTCAAGGAGGGCCGCAAGTCGGTCCCCTTCCTGCTGCGCCGCGGCTGGCGCCTGATGCGCGCCGAGCGCTCCATCGTGGCCCGCCAGACCGCCCTCGGCGCGCACCCCTGCGACAAGGACGAGGCCCTCGGCCGCCTGACCGCGGCGGCGGCCGGCCGCTGCTCGACCCCGCGCCCGGCAACGGCGTAGCGCCCCGGACGTACGCACACAACGAAAAGAGGCCCAGGCGGACCCCCCAGTCCGCCTGGACCTTTCTCGTTTCCCCCGTGCTCCCACGTGGTCCCCCGACCCCGTGGTGGGTCCCCCGACCCGTTGGTTCCCCCCGGAACCGCTCCCCCGTGTTACCTGTTTCCCTTTACTTCCCCCCAGACCTTCAGGCGACAAGCTCCCCGAAGGACTCCTCCTCGTCACGTCCGAAGCTGAGGACCTCGTCCTCACGCATCCGGCGGAGCGACCGCCAGATGCTCGACTTCACCGTGCCGACACTGATGTCGAGGATCTCCGCGATCTCCGGGTCCGTGCGGCCCTCGTAGTAACGAAGGACCAGCATGGTGCGCTGGAGTTCGGGCAGCCGGGCGAGCGCCTGCCACAGCACGGCGCGCAGCTCGGTGCCGCGCATCGCGTCCGTGTCACCGGCGGTCTCCGGCAGTTCCTCGGTCGGGTACTCGTTCAGCTTGCGGCGGCGCCACGCGCTGATGTGCAGATTGGTCATGGTGCGGCGGAGGTAGCCCCCGACCGCGGCCTTGTCGCTGATCCGGTCCCAGGCCTTGTACGTCGAGAACAGCGCGCTCTGCAGCAGGTCCTCGGCCTCGAAGCGGTCACCGGTCAGGTGGTAGGCGGTTGCGTACAGGGAGGCCCGGCGCTCCTGGACGTAGGCGGTGAACTCCGCCTCCGACACCGAGCGCCGTTCCCCCGTGCCCTCCCCGTACGCGGCTCCCCCGTGAGCCTGTCCCCCCGCGTCAACCACCGTCATGTACCCGGTGTGCTGACGCCCGGTGCCGCGAGCGCACCCCCGCCCGCTCACGGCACCGGACTTCTCCGTGTTCCGGGAGACTGTGACGTCGTGCAGACGCGTGACTACTGCGCTAGTGCTGGTGCTGTGCAGCGTGTTCATCTCGCGCCCCCCGTCGTGGAATCCCGGTTCTTCGGTTCGTTCCGCCGTGCTGTCTTGCTTGTGTCGAAAAGCTTGCCCGGGCCACTTCATGACGGTGTCCGCCGACTGTCACAGACCTGTCACAGGGCCCGCCCGCAGGCACGTCACGGCAGGGTCACAGCGCGATCACAGAGAAGAGCGGTACGACTACTCGGATGACCACTTGGGGGCTCGCGCGGGACCTCCGCGTGTGCCGGAGATGAGTGGGAGCGCTCCAACGGTCGATACACCACCGTTCGATGGGCCAGAATGACGTCCGTGCCTTCCCTGTTGCTGATCGAAGACGACGACGCCATTCGTACGGCCCTGGAGCTGTCGCTGACGCGCCAGGGGCACCGTGTGGCCACAGCTGCCACCGGCGAGGACGGTCTGAAGCTGCTGCGTGAGCAGCGGCCCGACCTGATCGTGCTGGACGTCATGCTGCCCGGCATCGACGGATTCGAGGTGTGCCGGCGCATCCGGCGCACCGACCAGCTGCCGATCATCCTGCTGACCGCGCGCAGCGACGACATCGACGTGGTGGTGGGCCTGGAGTCCGGCGCCGACGACTATGTGGTCAAACCCGTGCAGGGGCGGGTGCTCGACGCCCGGATCCGGGCCGTGCTGCGGCGTGGTGAGCGCGAGGCGAACGACTCGGCGTCGTTCGGCTCCCTCGTCATCGACCGCGCCGCCATGACGGTCACCAAGAACGGCGAGGACCTGCAACTGACGCCCACCGAGCTGCGCTTGCTCCTGGAGCTGAGCCGCAGGCCCGGACAGGCGCTGTCCCGCCAGCAGTTGCTGCGCCTGGTCTGGGAGCACGACTACCTCGGCGACTCGCGTCTGGTGGACGCCTGTGTGCAGCGGCTGCGCGCGAAGGTGGAGGACGTACCCTCCTCCCCCACTCTCATCCGCACGGTGCGCGGAGTCGGCTACCGGCTGGACAATCCTCAGTGACCAAACCGCAGGACAAGCTCCGCGGCTGGGCGGCGGCGCGCAAGGCGATACTGTCCGGCCTGCGCTTCACCAGTCTGCGGCTGCGCCTGGTGGTGGTGTTCGGGCTCGTCGCGCTCACGGCCGCCGTGTCGGCGTCGGGCATCGCGTACTGGCTCAACCGCGAGGCCGTCCTGACGCGTACGCAGGACGCGGTGCTGCGTGACTTCCAGCAGGAGATGAACAACCGCGCGAGCATGCTGCCGGTGCACCCCGCTCAGGACGAACTCCAGCGCACAGCGGGGCAGATGTCGGCGAGCAGCCAGCGCTTCAGCGTGCTCCTGGTCGCCGAGGCCGCGGACGGCAAGCAGATCACCGGTAACTCCGCCCTGGACACCTTCACGCTGGAGGACGTACCCAAGTCCCTCCAGACGGCGGTGAACAAGAAGCAGCCGCTCTCCTCGAACAACAAGTCCGCGTACCACCTGTACTGGCAGCGGGTCACCGACGACGACAAGCCGTACCTCGTGGGCGGCGCGAAGGTCATCGGCGGCAGCACGACCGGCTACATGCTCAAGTCCCTCGAACCCGAGGCGAAGGATCTCAACTCCCTTGCCTGGTCCCTGGGTATCGCGACCGGTCTGGCCCTGATCGGCTCCGCGCTGCTGGCCCAGGCCGCCGCGACCACGGTCCTCAAGCCGGTGCACCGCCTCGGTATCGCCGCCCGCCGCCTCGGCGAGGGCAAACTCGACACCCGCCTGCGGGTGTCCGGCACGGACGAACTCGCCGACCTCTCCCGTACGTTCAACCACACGGCCGAGGCACTCGAGAAACGCGTCGCCGACATGAGCTCCCGTGACGAGGCCTCCCGCCGCTTCGTGGCGGACATGTCCCACGAGCTCCGTACGCCCCTCACCGCGATCACCGCCGTCACGGAGATCCTGGAAGAGGAACTGGACGCGGAGACCGGCAGCGTCGACCCGATGATCGAACCGGCCGTACGGCTCGTCGTCAGCGAGACCCGCCGGCTGAACGACCTCGTCGAGAACCTCATGGAGGTCACCCGCTTCGACGCGGGTACCGCCCGGCTCGTCCTGGACGACGTGGACATCGCCGACCAGATCACCGCGTGCATCGACGCGCGCGCCTGGCTGGACGCGGTGGACCTGGACGCCGAGCGGGGTGTCATGGTGCGCCTGGACCCGCGCCGCCTGGACGTGATCCTGGCGAACCTGATCGGCAACGCGCTCAAGCACGGCGGCTCGCCGGTACGCGTCTCGGTGCGCAAGGAGGCCGACGCGCTGCTGATCGAGGTCCAGGACCACGGTCCGGGCATCCCCGAGGACGTGCTGCCGCACGTCTTCGACCGCTTCTACAAGGCGAGCGCCTCCCGCCCCCGCTCCGAGGGCAGCGGCCTGGGCCTGTCCATCGCCCTGGAGAACGCGCACATCCACGGCGGCGAGATCACCGCGGCGAACGCGCCCAAGGGCGGCGCCGTCTTCACGCTCCGCCTCCCGCAGGACGCGCCGGTGCTGCTCGCCGACGACCCGCGCGACCGGAACGGCGACGACGGCGACGAGCACGAGAACGGGAACGGCACGGAGGCGACCGCCGGATGACGACCGTAAGACGCCGCTCCGTCCGCTCCTGGGCGGCCGTCGGCCTGCTGGCCGCGCTGCTCGCGGGCTGCGGCATCCGCTCCACCCAGGTGCCCACGGACTTCGGCCCCGCGCCCTCCCTGGTCCCCTGTGCCCTGTCCGGGGACATCTCCACGCAGACCTCCGGGGGTGTCCCGGTCCAGGTCTTCCTGCTCTGCTCCGCGCAGCTCGTCACGGTCGACAGGGCCGTCACCATCCCGGCCGGCACGGAGGAGGCCGCGCGGCGCGTCCTGGTGGCCCAGGGGCTGCTCGACGAGCTCGCCGAGACGCCGTCCACGGCCGAGCGGCAGGCCGGTTACGCCACGGACGTACGCGGCGGCATGACGGTGAGCGGTCCGCACGCCAAGGACCCCGAGGACGCCCTCCGGCTGAGCACCCCGCCGAGCGACCTCACCCGCTTCGCCCTCGCCCAGATCGTCTGCACCTTCGCCGACTCCGCCGCCGCCCAGGACGACGGCTCGGTCATCCTCGGCGGCCCCGCCGCCGGCCCCCTCAACCGCTACGAGTGCACACCCGAGGTCCGCTCCAGCCCGGGCACGGAGTCCCTGGCTTCGACAGCCGTCGAGGGCACCTGAGGATTAGGGCCTGTCCGGCGGATCAGGCCGGAGACGCGGGGCGTGGCACGCCAATCTGCGGCGTTGTCGTCGGTTGCCGACGCTCCGCGTCGTCGCCCTCCTCCGCCTTGCAGCTCGACGCACCACGCCCCGCTCACCTGCGTCAAATGAGGCACCGCCGATTTCCTCCGACCTGACCCGCCGGACAGGCCCTAGCCCGCTCCACTCGTACAGCTGTACGCGTGGAGCGTGTCGTGTGGCGCATGCCTCACCCCTCAGCCCCAACCTCCCCACCAACCCGGAACCGATCGCGCCGAACCCCGCGTCTTGGGGAACGTGCAGCGTGAAGGCTCAGGCGGCGGCAGTGCCGCGATCCGTGTCCGTGTGGCAGGAGGTGTCCTCCTCCTCGCGCACCTCGCCCTCGTCGCCTGGATCACCCTGCGCCCCCTGGACGTCCCCTGGGTGAGCGCCGCCAACCTGCGGCCCTTCGCCGGTATCAGGGCGGATCTCGCGCTGGGACCCCGGGAAGCGGCCCGCCGCATCGGCGAGGGCCTGGTCCTGCTGGCCCCGCTGGGCGTCCTGCTCCCGATGGCGGGCGGCAGGCTCGCCGCCTCCCCGCTCGGCTCCCTCGTCCGTACGATCGCCGCGGGCGCCCTGCTCTCGCTGGGCATCGAGCTGCTGCAGACCGGTGTCCCGGGCCAGGTGGTGGACGTCGACTCGCTGCTGCTCAACACCGTCGGTGTCGCCCTGGCCCACCTCGCGATCGTGCCCGCCACCCGGGCCGGGTTCCGCCGCCGGGCGGAGAAGCGACGACGCGCCGCCCTCCGCCCGGAGGACGCGGCTCAGGGTCGGACCCCGACGATTCCCAGGGTCGGGATCGCACCGTAGAGCGACGCTTCGCCCGCTTCGTCTCCGTAGCTTTGAAGGCACAGAGACACGGTCACCGAGGCGAACAAGTCGCCTGACCGACGGTTCGCGAAGGAGCCCCGAATGAGCGCCATTGCCCGCCCGACCAACGGCCGCATGATCGGCGGAGTGTGCGCAGCGCTGGCACAGCGCTTCGGCACCTCCGCGACCACGATGCGCGTGATCTTCGTCCTGTCGTGTCTGCTCCCGGGCCCGCAGTTCCTGCTCTACATAGCGCTGTGGATCCTGTTCCCCTCGGAGGACAAGGCCCGCACCACGGCCTGGTGACCACGGCCGCACGACGGAACGCCGGTGGGGCGCACCCGACTTGGGTGCGCCCCACCGGCGTTCGTCCGTGCAAGCGGCCTCAGCCGAGCGGCAGACCGTTCACCGGCAGTCCGTGGGTGGGCAGGCCCTGCACCGGCAGACCGCCGAGCAGACCGGCCACCGGAGCGGTCGGCCCGTCGGCGAGCACCTTCGCCACGGCGGGCTGGGCCGCGGCCACGCCCGCGCCGAGCGCGCCCTGCCCCTGGGCGATCGCCTCGCCCGCACCGGGGAGCGCCTTGGTCACGTTCTCCGCGGGCAGCGTCGAGGTGACCGTGTCCAGCGCCGAGGAGGCGTCCGGCACGGCCGGCGCGGCACTCGCGGCACCCGCGCCCGCGGCGGCGAAGGCGGCACCGAGAGCGGCGACACCGAGGGTCTTGGCAGCAGACTGCTTCATTTTGAATGCGTCCTTGGATACGTGAGACGGGGATGTGAGCGGTCCAAGACCGTAAACACGTAAAGCGGCCCTCTGCAAACATCGAAAAGCGGCCGAGTCATGGAGAACAAGTGAAGACCCGACCGCTTCCCGCCACGCCCAATCAGCCCTCATCCTCCACAGAACCGCTGGTGGAAGCGGTCTGCTCGAACAGCCAGGCGGATTTCAGCTCGGCATAACCAGGCTTGATCACGTCATTGATCATGGCCAGTCGTTCATCGAAAGGAATGAATGCTGACTTCATAGCATTGACGGAGAACCATTGCATGTCGTCGAGCGAATAACCGAACGCCTCGACAAGGTGCTCGAATTCCCGGCTCATGCTGGTACCGGACATGAGCCGATTATCCGTATTCACCGTGGCCCGGAAATGCAGCCGCCGGAGCAGCCCGATCGGGTGGGCGGCGTACGAGTCGGCGGCACCGGTCTGGAGGTTGGAGCTGGGGCACAGCTCAAGGGGGATGCGCTTGTCACGGACGTACGAGGCGAGCCGTCCGAGCTGCACGGTGCCGTCCTCGTGGACCTTGATGTCGTCGATGATCCGCACCCCGTGCCCGAGCCGGTCGGCGCCGCACCACTGCAGCGCCTGCCAGATCGAGGGCAGCCCGAAGGCCTCGCCGGCGTGGATGGTGAAGTGGTTGTTCTCGCGCTTGAGGTACTCGAACGCGTCGAGGTGCCGGGTGGGCGGGAA harbors:
- a CDS encoding uridine kinase, which codes for MGSHPPIPTRVVLLCGPSGSGKSLLAADSGLPVLRLDDFYKEGTDPTLPQVEGSADIDWDHPLSWDADTAVTAIEELCRTGRTTIPVYDIALSARTGTEALHIERTPLFIAEGIFAAEIVGRCRELGVLADALCLSRGPVTTFRRRFLRDLKEGRKSVPFLLRRGWRLMRAERSIVARQTALGAHPCDKDEALGRLTAAAAGRCSTPRPATA
- a CDS encoding SigE family RNA polymerase sigma factor, whose translation is MNTLHSTSTSAVVTRLHDVTVSRNTEKSGAVSGRGCARGTGRQHTGYMTVVDAGGQAHGGAAYGEGTGERRSVSEAEFTAYVQERRASLYATAYHLTGDRFEAEDLLQSALFSTYKAWDRISDKAAVGGYLRRTMTNLHISAWRRRKLNEYPTEELPETAGDTDAMRGTELRAVLWQALARLPELQRTMLVLRYYEGRTDPEIAEILDISVGTVKSSIWRSLRRMREDEVLSFGRDEEESFGELVA
- the afsQ1 gene encoding two-component system response regulator AfsQ1; translation: MPSLLLIEDDDAIRTALELSLTRQGHRVATAATGEDGLKLLREQRPDLIVLDVMLPGIDGFEVCRRIRRTDQLPIILLTARSDDIDVVVGLESGADDYVVKPVQGRVLDARIRAVLRRGEREANDSASFGSLVIDRAAMTVTKNGEDLQLTPTELRLLLELSRRPGQALSRQQLLRLVWEHDYLGDSRLVDACVQRLRAKVEDVPSSPTLIRTVRGVGYRLDNPQ
- a CDS encoding ATP-binding protein is translated as MTKPQDKLRGWAAARKAILSGLRFTSLRLRLVVVFGLVALTAAVSASGIAYWLNREAVLTRTQDAVLRDFQQEMNNRASMLPVHPAQDELQRTAGQMSASSQRFSVLLVAEAADGKQITGNSALDTFTLEDVPKSLQTAVNKKQPLSSNNKSAYHLYWQRVTDDDKPYLVGGAKVIGGSTTGYMLKSLEPEAKDLNSLAWSLGIATGLALIGSALLAQAAATTVLKPVHRLGIAARRLGEGKLDTRLRVSGTDELADLSRTFNHTAEALEKRVADMSSRDEASRRFVADMSHELRTPLTAITAVTEILEEELDAETGSVDPMIEPAVRLVVSETRRLNDLVENLMEVTRFDAGTARLVLDDVDIADQITACIDARAWLDAVDLDAERGVMVRLDPRRLDVILANLIGNALKHGGSPVRVSVRKEADALLIEVQDHGPGIPEDVLPHVFDRFYKASASRPRSEGSGLGLSIALENAHIHGGEITAANAPKGGAVFTLRLPQDAPVLLADDPRDRNGDDGDEHENGNGTEATAG
- a CDS encoding VanZ family protein codes for the protein MQREGSGGGSAAIRVRVAGGVLLLAHLALVAWITLRPLDVPWVSAANLRPFAGIRADLALGPREAARRIGEGLVLLAPLGVLLPMAGGRLAASPLGSLVRTIAAGALLSLGIELLQTGVPGQVVDVDSLLLNTVGVALAHLAIVPATRAGFRRRAEKRRRAALRPEDAAQGRTPTIPRVGIAP
- a CDS encoding PspC domain-containing protein — translated: MSAIARPTNGRMIGGVCAALAQRFGTSATTMRVIFVLSCLLPGPQFLLYIALWILFPSEDKARTTAW
- a CDS encoding ATP-binding protein: MKQSAAKTLGVAALGAAFAAAGAGAASAAPAVPDASSALDTVTSTLPAENVTKALPGAGEAIAQGQGALGAGVAAAQPAVAKVLADGPTAPVAGLLGGLPVQGLPTHGLPVNGLPLG
- a CDS encoding adenosine deaminase, with protein sequence MTSQIPNTPSSEQIRRAPKVLLHDHLDGGLRPGTIVELARDTGYSGLPETDPDKLGIWFREAADSGSLERYLETFAHTCAVMQTRDALVRVAAECAEDLAEDGVVYAEVRYAPEQHLEGGLSLEEVVEAVNEGFREGERLARENGHRIRVGALLTAMRHAARALEIAELANRYRDLGVVGFDIAGAEAGFPPTRHLDAFEYLKRENNHFTIHAGEAFGLPSIWQALQWCGADRLGHGVRIIDDIKVHEDGTVQLGRLASYVRDKRIPLELCPSSNLQTGAADSYAAHPIGLLRRLHFRATVNTDNRLMSGTSMSREFEHLVEAFGYSLDDMQWFSVNAMKSAFIPFDERLAMINDVIKPGYAELKSAWLFEQTASTSGSVEDEG